TGTTgtttaaatttactgtgttttctTTAGGCTTTAAATTTGTGCTTTTCTTACTTTCTTGCACCAATTTTTCTTGTAGTATTTCCTGCCTATTTTTGGGGTAAATTGGTTCCCGTCATGCGATCTTCTTTTATTCTTGTAAGAATTATTTTTCTACAAGATTCCCAATTTAGAAATGCCCAAGAACATTTATCAGTCATAAGACTAAGAAAAGGTAAAATTAAGGAAACTGcaagccttttggcccatacgaggcagctcctattgtcccatacgaggcagctcctattgtcccatacgaggcagctcctattgtcccatacgaggcagctcctattgtcccatacgaggcagctcctattgtcccatacgaggcagctcctattgtcccatacgaggcagctcctattgtcccatacgaggcagctcctattgtctcatacgaggcagctcctattgtcccatacgaggcagctcctattgtcccatacgaggcagctcctattgtcccatacgaggcagctcctattgtctcatacgaggcagctcctattgtcccatacgaggcagctcctattgtcccatacgaggcagctcctattgtcccatacgaggcagctcctattgtcccatacgaggcagctcctattgtcccatacgaggcagctcctattgtctcatacgaggcagctcctattgtcccatacgaggcagctcctattgtcccatacgaggcagctcctattgtcccatacgaggcagctcctattgtcccatacgaggcagctcctattgtcccatacgaggcagctcctattgtcccatacgaggcagctcctattgtcccatacgaggcagctcctattgtcccatacgaggcagctcctattgtcccatacgaggcagctcctattgtcccatacgaggcagctcctattgtcccatacgaggcagctcctattgtcccatacgaggcagctcctattgtctcatacgaggcagctcctattgtcccatacgaggcagctcctattgtcccatacgaggcagctcctattgtcccatacgaggcagctcctattgtctcatacgaggcagctcctattgtcccatacgaggcagctcctattgtcccatacgaggcagctcctattggcccatacgaggcagctcctattgtcccatacgaggcagctcctattgatcccatacgaggcagctcctattgtcccatacgaggcagctcctattgtcccatacgaggcagctcctattgatcccatacgaggcagctcctattgatcccatacgaggcagctcctattgtcccatacgaggcagctcctattgtcccatacgaggcagctcctattgatcccatacgaggcagctcctattgtcccatacgaggcagctcctattgtcccatacgaggcagctcctattgatcccATACAGGTCTCTCCTGTTTATACCCTCACAATCTCACATACATGCGTAacctactcttgaaacaattcAGTAAAGACCAATCTTTATAGGCCTCGTATGGAcctataagagctgcctcgtatggaccaataagagctgcctcgtatggacctataagaactgcctcgtatggacctatAAAGAGctgttcgtatgggccaataagagctgcctcgtgcttcgtatgaaccaataagggctgcctcgtatggaccaataggtccTCTGCAGGTTCCTCTAATCTTGTGTCAATTATTTATCCCCCATCTTAGCCATTCCGGTATGGGAGAAGGACACGACCCTGGCCCTTTGGATCAACCGAAAGGTGTCGTCGCGACCTGTCGCCGACCTGTGTCGCGACCTGGCGGATGGGGTGATCTTGTGTGGGCTGCTGGATGCCCTGGTGCCCGGGACGTGCCCTAGACACGACCTTCTGCCCGTGGATCAGCCCGCTGCCAACCTGTATATCGCCTCGAGGCTCGCCACTAAATACCTCGGGGTCTCGCAGGTGAGATCGATCGGGGGATTTTTTTATCAGGGAATTGAGGAAGGGGATTTCATTAAGGTTTGTTAGGGATGATTGGGATTGGGGAAGAatgaggtgtgtgaggcaggaatgATGAGGTGAGCTTCGGGAAGATTATACGAGtgtaaaaacaaacaaaaattaagATTGGGTGTATAGGATTAGCCATTACACATACACTTTTAACACTGACATACACGCTCATAACACAGACATAtcttggtcataatgtgacaagACATGATCTCAGACATAATGTGTGAAttgtacacacacattacaaGTCGTGGAGATACACTATTTGAGAAGATCTGACTGAAGAGAAGTATTTATAAAACCCTCCcacgttctcccaagtcccagtgTGACTTGGGACAACATTACCTAGAACATGAAGCCAGAATATAAGACTCTGATCAGGGCACAGGCTTGAATATAGCGATTTCCGCTGTTTCCGCTCGCCGCTCTTCAGCACAAGTTTGTTTACCAGGGGTCTACGGTACACTTGAGTATACAATAGCGATGCAGGCTTATCCAGTGCTCTACACTAGTCAGTGGGGGGTGTATCGGAGGTTCGTGGGTGTAGAGGGGAGGTGTAATAGTGAGTGTGTCGCCCTGACTTCgaaggtgtggtcctggtgtaggTGTACAGTATGGAAGTGGGGGCGTGGGTGCGACTGTGTGTATGAGGAGGGGTTGATATTGGGGAGAAGGAGTTATTGGGGCGGCAAGGTGGTTACGTCTTGTTGGTGGAAGCCTCACAGTGTCAACGGGAATAGATCCTCTTGTGTTGCTGAGCTTGTTAAGTCACGTggttaccccccctccccctctcccctccctctcattTGTCAACACCGATATGACGAACTCACACACCCACTTCGTCTCTCTACCAGCATAAACAACCAGCTGTCAAGAACCACCACTTCGATTACCAGCTGGGGTACTCGCTATAACCACCTGGGTGCCATTTTCACCTGGCACCCCTCACCACCTGCACAGGTGGTGTGCACGGCCCTCTGGCACTCACCTACTGCCTAATCACCTCAGAATGTGACCAGCTGAGTAGTCGACTGGTGGCACTATTTACATCAGCTGTTACCAATCCCTTGGGGGATCTGGAGAGCCAACTATCCTCTGTGGATAGCTAACTATCCTCTGTGGATAGCTAACTATCCTCTGTGGATAGCTAAACATCCTCTGTGGATAGCTAACTATCCTCTGTGGATAGCTAACTATCCTCTGTGGATAGCTAACTATCCTTTGTCGATAGCTAACTATCCTCTGTCGATAGCTAACTATCCTCTGTCGATAGCTAACTATCCTCTGTGGATAGCTAACTATCCTCTGTCGATAGCTAACTATCCTCTGTCGATAGCTAACTATCCTCTGTCGATAGCTAACTATCCTCTGTCGATAGCTAACTATCCTCTGTCGATAGCTAACTATCCTCTGTCGATAGCTAACTATCACTAATCATGCAATATTTCACATAGTTTGAGCCAAGGCCTTCCTAAGACACGTGGCCCACAATGCATCAGCAACATTGTACATCTTTCGAGATAAAAAACATCTTGATAAGTATTCAGGTCTTCATGATAATGACAATATCCTTTTCTCTCTCGTCTTGTAGGACTTGAAAGATGCTGGATATCTCTTACTGAACATCTCATCTTGCCTAAGCATCTTTCGCAGGACGTTGTGTAGCATTTCTCAACATTTCCCCCCCCCATGCTGCAGCATCCCTTGTAGAGGTCACTCAGCATTTCATCTCCCACAGGACATCAGCAGCATCAGTGATGGGACAAAGGGACGTGCTGCTCTGGTCCAGTTCCTCCGAGGAGTCAGATATGCTGCTCTCAGACGCCACGTCTTCGGGGGCCCACCTGTTACCCCCTACTCTATCGCACAAACACTCGGCTGTCACCAGGTGGGTCAGGGTACAGGGGTGGGCCAGGGTACAGGGATGGGCCAGGGTACAGGGGTGGGCCAGGGTACAGGGGTGGGCCAGGGTACAAGGATGGGGGTCAAATATTTTGCCTCGACGTCCCCCAACTTTCCAACATGAAACATGGGGGGCAAGTAAATGCTATAGACCAGACGAGGTCGGCCCAAGTGCCACCGTTTAATAAATATCGGCAACTATAGCGACCCCCCCTTGTGATTTTCACCATCTGAAATGAAATTGGGCAGATGTTTTCCGTAGAGTTGTAAGCAGTATTTTCAATGtttgggagagaaagagagagagggggtggatgCTAGGAATGGGGATGGAGAGGGAGGTGGAGAAAAGGTgtagaggagagagggaaggtatcCGGACACAGCCGGACACAGCCGGACACAGCCGGACACAGCCGGATACCCCGGATAGTATAAAACAAATGTTTTATAATACACAATGAAAATCACAATCACCTGATTAATCTATGAATACTTCTAATATCTGTACGACAACATTGAACCTGCGAGCAGGATCACCTCGGGCACACGCACTACCGACTGAGCCAAGATGGGCTACAGGACCCGGACGAATGCATTCCAAACTCCATGCAATTAAGAGTCCAGTCTAGTTAAGGACCATTTTTAGCCCATTATGGTTCAGTTGGTAGTGCGTGCGCCTGAGGGAGTCCAGGAACACGAGTTCGAGCCCATCGTACAACCCCGTAAttattcaaatatttattttagTTTGTTACTAAACAAGTTATTCTGTAGTTGGTTTAATTGGCTAGTTAAGAGAAAGTTTCCTAATGGATTTAATTTTGCTTGTGGTCACGAGACATTAATAATTCTCTTCAAGAATCATTAACGGATAGAACAGTCTTACCCGCAGCTCAGATACCTTGAGTTAGTCAACACAGGTACTAATTATTGGGTTATATCTCTCTATTTTGCTAGTATATGAGTGTTGTGATTTCTTCACTGAATTGGTCCTTAGAACTTCAttgttgcccgaaacgctttgcgtaatagtggctttaggcattgtatgtactagctctatctataaagccaacaaactttgtaaaatctctttatgtatgtacctttacctaaataaaaattattattattattattattattattattattattattattattattattattattattattgtgttccCTAAATGCACATACCTAAGAGAGGTGTCCTGCTTCCCTAAATGCACAtatcaagggagccggtcggccgagcggacagcacgctggacttgtgatcctgtggtcccgggttcgatcccgggcgccggagagaaacaatgggcagagtttcttttaccctatgcccctgttacctagcagtaaaataggtacctgggtgttagtcagctgtcacgggctgcttcctgggggtggaggcctggtcgaggaactgggccgcggggacattaaagccccgaaatcatctcaagataacctgagagAGATATATCCTGCTTCTTGATGAATGTACACAGTTTACCTTAGTCCTAGACTATCTTCAGGACAAAGGTAAACTTTCTGGATGGTCTCTAAACTATTAAGATGGTCTTAATAACCCCTTAGAACTTAATAGCCTATAAGCCTAATACCATCTTCCTGAATACTCGTTTGATTCCATTCACCTTGGCTatatgggtctcgaaccgtggTCCCATATTTTTTACTCGTTTGATTCCCTCAGGTGATCGCCCGGGGGATGGGACTCCAGCTGGGGGTGGTGGGTCGGAGAGCGAGGTTCACCCTCTACCTCGCTGGGGCCACGGGGATCGacctggtggtggaggtcaagaacGACCTGAATGACTACTGCAGTCATCGCATTACTAGCCGTTCCCCCGCGAGGGTCGGCTACCTCTCCAAGGATGCCCTTAAGGTAAGTTCTCGAACTCAGAAGATGCTCTCAAAGTCAGTTTTCGAACTCAGAAGATGCCCTCAAGGTAAGTTCTCGAACTCCAAAGATGCTCTCAAAGTCAGTTCTCGAACTCCGAAGATGCCCTCAAAGTCAGTCTCTGGAACCCCAAAAACTGGATGTCCTCGGATCTTGGAATCGCTGGAGCATGAGGTTACAGTCCCTGAATCCTTACCATAATATCCCTGAATCATTTCCTCAGGGTCCCTTCATCCTCTTCTTGGCTTCCCTGAACAGTGTCTCGTGTTCCCTGACCCTAAATCACTATAGGTGTCTGGAACCTGAGTCCTCTTGCGGACTCCAGAAACTAACTCAGCGTAATTCCAGAATTTGAGCATATAGTCCTCCCTGGAAACAGAATTTCTTCCATCTACCCTTTTATCCTCCGTGTCTTCTATTGCATCTTTTGCCTCCTCTCTCTACTTGTCCCTTGTTCCATCTTCCGTGACCCTCTTCCCCTCCCACAGGGACGCCACAACATCCCGCTGGAGTACGAACTGGGGTCGTGCGAGGTCCGCGTGGCCTGGGTGCCTCTCCAGATGTCTCGTCACTCCCTGGCCATCATCTGGCGAGGACAGCACATCGTCGGCTCCCCttactgcgtcgtcgtcgacgagTCTCTGGTCAgttcttcccatccttctccctcaGGGTGGGATTAACCCACCCTGAGTTACAAGTAACCTCACTTCGGAAGCCCCCTCTTCGGAAGAAAGAAATTCCTTAGAAAGAGCTTAGACCCCCCAATTTCTTCGGAAGGAAGAAATTGGGGGGTCTAAGCTCCCCCCTGGCGGTGACAAGCCCCTCTGGGGAGAACAACAACACCACGAGAGAGAAAGAATGGGAATTTAGGACTAATATgagttaatatattattaaaaaattggataataatgcaaataataatCATTTAAGAAGTAGCTATACAGTACCATTAATAATACAATGGAACTAGTAATAATGCAAGATTTATTGTAGCTCCATGTCGATACTCTACCTAAACATATGAATAGTATGTGTGCTATTTTACATATTGTGTAGGTATTCATCTGTAGTTCGTTCTTAAAGCTCCAAAAATGCAGTTATTCTCATACAGTATGTATAAGGTATGCTTCCGTCGTATTATAGTTTAAGGTAACTGCCAATATTCAGTACCTGACTTAACCTGACCTTTGCCCTGCCTCAGGAACATTCGCCCGGCCGTCCAGTGCCAAATCCTTCACTCCACCCAGGACAGTGACACTGAATCTGAGATTGGTAATCCTGTCACCCCAGTCAGCAGAAGTAGGAGGGGATCCCTACACAAGGAAGACACAACTGCTATCTCCTATAGGGCCAAGGCTGGTGCCCTCAGGTAGGTAAACCCTTTCGCTGCTGATCACGTTTTTTTTGTTTGCGATGCTATACCCACGTGAAACAGTGATTATCTACTTAGTCCAAGGTTTACTATTTTTACTCAGATACCTCCAAAAACGTTCTTGCTTAAGTTCTTCTTCATCACAAACCTTTACCCCTCTTAGTGATCTAAGATAGACTGTTCTTGATAATAACCTATAagacctgttgaccagaccacacactagacggttaagggacgacgacgtttcggtccgtcctggaccattctcaagtcgattgccactcacaatcgacttgagaatggtccaggacggaccgaaacgtcgtcgtcccttcaccttctagtgtgtggtctggtcaacataatttagccacgttattgtgactcatcgcctgcacctatAAGACCTGCCTTTCCCTCTTCCTCCATGGAAATAACACAGGCTCTTCCATCCCTTCAGTTCCTGTTCTCAGACCTTCCTTACCCTCCTCACTCCCTTAACCcaagcctccctccttcccacaccccctcccagtgTCCTCAGCGAGTCAGAccagtgcaggtgtgtgtgtggcctccctcAGGTTCGTCAACTATCCTGCGTCGTCGCGTGGTGCGTCGAGTAGTCCACGTCGGGACTGAGGACGTCGTGCTGCAGGGCGATGAGAGCATCGGCCGCTCCCCGGAGGCGCGTCAGGTCCGTCTTAATCCTACCTGTTACTGCCTCTTACCGACTCTTACATACTTGGTTTACCTTGGAAGGGTTAATGACGAAATCCTGATATCTCTCCCTGGGAGTTCACCTGCTGGGACTCTGCCAACAAAGACTCATGTGGGCTTACAAGAATGccttcgtccaggaaccagaggttgagttcgctggtcaacttgatcaacttatatatatagatatatataatatacacacaatatatatataatattatatatataaattatatatattcttGTATGTATATTCGGGTTTCATGTCATTTATTTCATTAAGTATTTAAAAATAcagcctagggaccattcaggttatATGTAATATTTATTGCATCTAACTttgataacacaatgtaacatgaTTTGTATTTCTGGGTAATCCGTGATGTTTTCAGATTTATGCCTCAATAGTATATAAAATAGGGATTATTCCTCTCAaacgttacctggttgatgggattctgggagttcttctactcccccaagcccggcccgaggccaggcttgacttgtgagagtttgggccACTAGACAGATTAAGGAAGATGTCTTAACGGTGCCTGAAGGCTGCCGATTCCTTATTAAGAGCTGTGACACGTTTCCCAAGACAGCAGCCATCATGTACCTTCAAGAAGTCTTCCCTAAGATGTCTAAGGCAAAGGTCAAAGCTTGAGGAGAATAATACCCATTTTCTATACTTTTTAAGGAATAGGCATTTGGAAAATTTTAATCGTTACACAATGTAATAATTTCATAACTGACATGATTTTAGTTATATTTTGCACCGCTTGTTATTGATAACTTGCAAATAACTGGCATACGTGTATGCCAATGGTGCCTAAATGGTGTGTTTATTGCAGGCTTTCCGGAAGATGCGGACCAGTTCGTTCGAGAGCAAGGACGAGTATCCGGACACTGGCTTCCCGCGGCTCGGCATCTCTGCCCTCGCCGTCGGAAGATCGTCTCGGCATCCGGATGTCCGATCGTCTGATTCTCCGCTTGAGCCATTAGACGACGCGATTCCCACGCTTACGGAGAGCAAACTGGAAGACTGTAGTCAGATGTGTCATTCAGAAGAAAGGACACAGGAAGATTGCAGTCAGATATGTTATGCAGAAGAGAGGACACAGGAAAATTGCAGTCAGATGTGCCATTCAGAAGAAAGGACACAGGAAGATTGCAGTCAGGTGTGTCATGCAGAAGAGACTAAAGGAAGCAACGAAACCGGAAACACAGAATCATT
This sequence is a window from Procambarus clarkii isolate CNS0578487 chromosome 80, FALCON_Pclarkii_2.0, whole genome shotgun sequence. Protein-coding genes within it:
- the LOC123746278 gene encoding filamin-A, whose amino-acid sequence is MLAARCFSYLALAWMYVRTTIPVWEKDTTLALWINRKVSSRPVADLCRDLADGVILCGLLDALVPGTCPRHDLLPVDQPAANLYIASRLATKYLGVSQDISSISDGTKGRAALVQFLRGVRYAALRRHVFGGPPVTPYSIAQTLGCHQVIARGMGLQLGVVGRRARFTLYLAGATGIDLVVEVKNDLNDYCSHRITSRSPARVGYLSKDALKGRHNIPLEYELGSCEVRVAWVPLQMSRHSLAIIWRGQHIVGSPYCVVVDESLEHSPGRPVPNPSLHPGQ